A region of Porites lutea chromosome 13, jaPorLute2.1, whole genome shotgun sequence DNA encodes the following proteins:
- the LOC140923681 gene encoding melanocyte-stimulating hormone receptor-like has protein sequence MGNLTEDRNSFFSATWMLPFFLINILLPITASLGNFLILIALRKVTSLHPPTKLMFQCLAVSDLGVGLISQPLFCLIFMKYYFYDKITLDLHVLYIVNWTSSVVFCGVSILTSTALSVDRLLALFLGLRYRRVVTLCRIRAIICLFWFIAVSCVVILFCSYHLFLTTITTVIVLSLIISVVSYSKIFLRLRKHQLSVQGNAHDRQPNGGRIPLNIALYKKTVVSIALVQVAWFVCYVPFIISLITIRPSDHDNSLSNTQIIVREAATTIFYLNSSLNPFLYFWRMKEVRQVVKAIIKRVFSCLS, from the coding sequence ATGGGGAATTTAACTGAAGACAGAAACTCCTTTTTTTCAGCGACATGGATGCTTCCATTTTTCCTCATAAATATTCTTCTACCCATCACCGCATCCCTTGGCAATTTCCTCATTCTGATTGCCCTTCGTAAGGTAACTTCTCTCCATCCGCCGACAAAACTGATGTTCCAATGCCTGGCGGTCTCCGATCTTGGTGTTGGTCTTATATCCCAGCCACTCTTTTGCCTCATATTCATGAAATACTATTTCTATGACAAGATAACTTTGGATCTCCATGTACTTTACATCGTCAACTGGACTTCATCCGTTGTTTTTTGTGGAGTGTCGATATTGACATCAACCGCCTTaagtgtggacagacttcttGCCCTGTTTCTGGGGCTAAGATATAGAAGAGTTGTAACACTATGTCGAATCCGTGCAATTATTTGCTTGTTTTGGTTCATTGCTGTTTCGTGTGTTGTGATATTATTTTGCAGTTACCACCTATTCCTGACTACAATTACCACTGTGATAGTTCTTTCCTTAATTATTTCAGTGGTTTCCTACTCAAAGATATTCCTTAGACTAAGAAAACATCAGCTTAGTGTACAAGGGAATGCTCATGATCGACAACCGAACGGAGGAAGAATTCCACTGAACATAGCACTATACAAAAAGACGGTCGTTAGTATAGCTTTGGTACAGGTTGCCTGGTTTGTATGTTATGTTCCGTTTATAATTTCTCTTATAACCATACGACCAAGTGATCATGACAATAGTCTTAGCAATACACAGATCATCGTTCGAGAGGCTGCCACCACTATTTTTTACTTAAACTCGTCTCTAAACCCATTTTTGTACTTTTGGAGGATGAAAGAAGTAAGACAAGTAGTGAAGGCGATAATCAAACGGGTTTTCTCGTGCCTTAGTTAA
- the LOC140923385 gene encoding melanocortin receptor 4-like, which yields MANVTEGGNSTFCKTRSSLEIAGIMIAAVNILLSITASLGNILILIGLRNVSSLHPPTKLMFQCLAIADLGVGLIPQPQMVFKQLNVYKHVDSSGAFGIIFCGVSFFTVTALSVDRLLALLLGLRYRHVVTLRRVRAVIACSWFTTFLLVLVWKLRRNTANIIIIILITLSLIISLFSYTRIVLRLRHYQSRVQDNVQQGQANIGGIPLNLERYKRTVVSIALVQLALVICYVPFLSFLIVEHLNVFPRTGSLYHLRDSTATLLFLNSSLNPFLYCWRIKELRQAVKATIKRFCTCQ from the coding sequence ATGGCGAATGTGACAGAAGGTGGAAACTCCACTTTTTGTAAGACACGGAGTTCCCTGGAAATAGCTGGAATTATGATCGCGGCTGTGAATATTCTTCTTTCCATCACAGCATCTCTGGGGAACATTCTAATCCTGATTGGCCTTCGCAACGTATCTTCCCTTCATCCACCAACAAAACTGATGTTTCAATGCCTGGCGATCGCTGATCTTGGCGTTGGTCTTATTCCGCAGCCACAAATGGTCTTTAAGCAACTGAACGTTTACAAACATGTGGACTCTTCTGGCGCTTTTGGGATTATTTTTTGTGGAGTATCGTTTTTCACAGTAACTGCCCTTAGTGTGGACAGGCTACTCGCCCTATTGCTGGGATTAAGGTACAGGCACGTAGTAACACTGAGACGAGTCCGTGCAGTTATTGCTTGTTCTTGGTTTACTACTTTTTTGCTTGTGTTGGTCTGGAAATTGAGAAGAAATACTGCcaatattataataatcattttaATAACACTTTCTCTCATTATCTCGCTGTTCTCTTACACGAGGATCGTCCTTAGACTTCGGCATTATCAGTCCAGAGTACAAGACAATGTCCAACAAGGACAAGCGAACATAGGAGGAATTCCATTGAACTTAGAACGATATAAAAGGACTGTTGTAAGCATAGCTTTGGTGCAGTTGGCATTAGTTATATGCTATgttccatttctttcttttcttataGTAGAACATCTGAATGTCTTTCCCCGTACTGGTAGCCTTTATCACCTTCGAGACTCAACCGCAACTCTCCTTTTCCTTAACTCATCTTTAAACCCGTTCCTGTACTGCTGGAGGATCAAAGAACTAAGACAAGCAGTGAAGGCCACAATCAAAAGGTTTTGCACATGTCAGTAA